The Salvia splendens isolate huo1 chromosome 21, SspV2, whole genome shotgun sequence genome includes a window with the following:
- the LOC121784805 gene encoding MND1-interacting protein 1-like isoform X2, translating into MGCTVREKHIRTNRRTRSVKPESDHSSTINTNGNVDKSGNLKSGIRPKNYHMALNALKQSPMLMPAANTSSVFEDNGWGYCTEEQLEEILLKNLEFLYSEAINKLVALGYDEEVALKAILRNGHCYGGMDVLTNILHNSLAYLNSGGSNEGNGEEPEPEPSFVDLRQLEEYSLAGMVCLLQQVKSHLTKGDAMWCLLMSDLHVGRASVMEIPVLPSPSGGGSSSIDTAIGSGIEGVSASGGGSPEGVISNGGPVGVAPALCRFHGGWGFGNGGTSEFPMHGMNGFLSYASEMALQREIECPKRFNLSPSMKNLLKRNVAMFAAGFRANSKQFHSQSQACPSSLSAGNTSGGCGTTPAVPVGNSDESQYAKNQDVVNSVMSKFQDLNLDENNEQVSLDQKDEMILSLIHQIKDLEKQVKERKEWAHQKAMQAARKLSHDLTELKMLRMEREETQRLKKGKQTLEDTTLKRLTEMENALRMASGQVDRANAAVRKLETENAEIRAEMEASKLSASESVTTCLEVAKREKKCLKRLLAWEKQKTKMQEDIAAEKQKISELHQELAQIEVATKEAECADILGERLLAPILRTFMSLRVMHLAF; encoded by the exons ATGGGCTGTACTGTTAGAGAGAAACATATTCGTACTAATCGGAGGACCCGATCGGTTAAGCCCGAATCGGATCATTCCAGCACCATTAACACAAATGGTAATGTGGATAAATCTGGGAATTTGAAATCGGGGATTAGACCTAAAAATTACCACATGGCTCTGAATGCTCTGAAGCAGAGCCCGATGCTGATGCCAGCTGCAAATACGAGCTCTGTGTTTGAGGATAATGGGTGGGGTTACTGCACAGAGGAACAATTGGAGGAGATACTGCTGAAGAATTTGGAGTTTTTGTATAGTGAGGCGATAAATAAGCTTGTTGCATTGGGTTATGATGAGGAGGTGGCACTGAAAGCGATTTTAAGGAACGGGCATTGTTATGGTGGAATGGATGTTTTGACGAACATTTTGCATAATTCTTTGGCTTATCTGAATAGTGGGGGCAGTAATGAGGGGAATGGTGAGGAGCCTGAGCCTGAGCCCTCATTTGTGGACTTGAGGCAGCTGGAGGAGTATTCACTTGCTGGAATGGTTTGTTTGTTGCAACAAGTGAAGTCCCATCTGACTAAGGGTGATGCTATGTGGTGTTTGCTTATGAGTGATCTTCATGTTGGCCGTGCCAGTGTGATGGAAATTCCAGTTTTGCCATCCCCCAGTGGAGGTGGGAGCAGTAGTATTGATACTGCCATTGGGAGTGGGATTGAGGGTGTCTCCGCAAGTGGTGGTGGGAGCCCAGAGGGAGTTATTAGTAATGGGGGACCTGTTGGTGTTGCACCTGCACTCTGTAGGTTTCATGGTGGCTGGGGATTTGGGAATGGTGGAACATCAGAGTTTCCAATGCACGGAATGAACGGATTTTTGTCTTATGCATCAGAAATGGCTTTGCAGAGAGAGATTGAGTGTCCAAAGAGATTTAACCTCAGTCCATCAATGAAGAACCTATTGAAAAGAAATGTTGCTATGTTTGCTGCAGGATTTAGGGCAAATTCAAAACAGTTTCACAGCCAATCACAGGCCTGCCCCAGTTCTTTATCTGCTGGGAATACATCTGGTGGGTGTGGTACGACACCTGCAGTTCCAGTTGGGAACAGTGATGAATCCCAGTATGCAAAGAACCAAGATGTAGTTAACTCAGTGATGAGCAAGTTTCAGGACTTGAATCTTGATGAGAATAATGAACAAGTGTCATTGGATCAAAAAGATGAAATGATCCTTAGTTTGATCCATCAGATAAAGGACTTAGAGAAACAGGTGAAGGAACGTAAAGAGTGGGCTCACCAGAAGGCAATGCAAGCTGCAAGAAAGCTCAGTCATGATTTGACCGAACTGAAGATGTTGAGAATGGAGAGAGAGGAAACTCAGCGCCTGAAAAAGGGAAAGCAGACCCTTGAAGACACCACCCTGAAGAGGCTGACTGAGATGGAGAATGCTCTAAGGATGGCTAGCGGTCAAGTTGATCGTGCAAATGCTGCTGTTAGGAAGCTTGAGACCGAGAATGCAGAAATTAGAGCAGAGATGGAAGCATCGAAATTAAGTGCTTCTGAATCGGTTACAACATGTTTGGAAGTTGCAAAGAGGGAAAAAAAGTGTCTTAAGAGGCTTCTAGCATGGGAGAAGCAGAAAACTAAGATGCAGGAAGATATTGCTGCAGAGAAACAGAAGATCTCAGAGTTACATCAGGAATTGGCTCAGATTGAGGTAGCCACAAAGGAAGCAGAG TGTGCAGACATATTGGGAGAAAGACTCTTGGCACCCATATTGAGAACATTTATGAGTCTCAGGGTCATGCATCTTGCCTTTTAG
- the LOC121784805 gene encoding MND1-interacting protein 1-like isoform X1 encodes MGCTVREKHIRTNRRTRSVKPESDHSSTINTNGNVDKSGNLKSGIRPKNYHMALNALKQSPMLMPAANTSSVFEDNGWGYCTEEQLEEILLKNLEFLYSEAINKLVALGYDEEVALKAILRNGHCYGGMDVLTNILHNSLAYLNSGGSNEGNGEEPEPEPSFVDLRQLEEYSLAGMVCLLQQVKSHLTKGDAMWCLLMSDLHVGRASVMEIPVLPSPSGGGSSSIDTAIGSGIEGVSASGGGSPEGVISNGGPVGVAPALCRFHGGWGFGNGGTSEFPMHGMNGFLSYASEMALQREIECPKRFNLSPSMKNLLKRNVAMFAAGFRANSKQFHSQSQACPSSLSAGNTSGGCGTTPAVPVGNSDESQYAKNQDVVNSVMSKFQDLNLDENNEQVSLDQKDEMILSLIHQIKDLEKQVKERKEWAHQKAMQAARKLSHDLTELKMLRMEREETQRLKKGKQTLEDTTLKRLTEMENALRMASGQVDRANAAVRKLETENAEIRAEMEASKLSASESVTTCLEVAKREKKCLKRLLAWEKQKTKMQEDIAAEKQKISELHQELAQIEVATKEAEAKWRQEQKAKELVVTQLEEERRLKETSDYNNKRKLEALRLKIEIDFQRHKDDLQRLEQEYARLKESAQLTEVESQANGLWTENSNGVNSRGETLARLLHELDQFEDSSEKEVSCDRECMICMKDEVSVVFLPCAHQVICANCNDNYGKKGKATCPYCCVPIEQRIRVFGASA; translated from the exons ATGGGCTGTACTGTTAGAGAGAAACATATTCGTACTAATCGGAGGACCCGATCGGTTAAGCCCGAATCGGATCATTCCAGCACCATTAACACAAATGGTAATGTGGATAAATCTGGGAATTTGAAATCGGGGATTAGACCTAAAAATTACCACATGGCTCTGAATGCTCTGAAGCAGAGCCCGATGCTGATGCCAGCTGCAAATACGAGCTCTGTGTTTGAGGATAATGGGTGGGGTTACTGCACAGAGGAACAATTGGAGGAGATACTGCTGAAGAATTTGGAGTTTTTGTATAGTGAGGCGATAAATAAGCTTGTTGCATTGGGTTATGATGAGGAGGTGGCACTGAAAGCGATTTTAAGGAACGGGCATTGTTATGGTGGAATGGATGTTTTGACGAACATTTTGCATAATTCTTTGGCTTATCTGAATAGTGGGGGCAGTAATGAGGGGAATGGTGAGGAGCCTGAGCCTGAGCCCTCATTTGTGGACTTGAGGCAGCTGGAGGAGTATTCACTTGCTGGAATGGTTTGTTTGTTGCAACAAGTGAAGTCCCATCTGACTAAGGGTGATGCTATGTGGTGTTTGCTTATGAGTGATCTTCATGTTGGCCGTGCCAGTGTGATGGAAATTCCAGTTTTGCCATCCCCCAGTGGAGGTGGGAGCAGTAGTATTGATACTGCCATTGGGAGTGGGATTGAGGGTGTCTCCGCAAGTGGTGGTGGGAGCCCAGAGGGAGTTATTAGTAATGGGGGACCTGTTGGTGTTGCACCTGCACTCTGTAGGTTTCATGGTGGCTGGGGATTTGGGAATGGTGGAACATCAGAGTTTCCAATGCACGGAATGAACGGATTTTTGTCTTATGCATCAGAAATGGCTTTGCAGAGAGAGATTGAGTGTCCAAAGAGATTTAACCTCAGTCCATCAATGAAGAACCTATTGAAAAGAAATGTTGCTATGTTTGCTGCAGGATTTAGGGCAAATTCAAAACAGTTTCACAGCCAATCACAGGCCTGCCCCAGTTCTTTATCTGCTGGGAATACATCTGGTGGGTGTGGTACGACACCTGCAGTTCCAGTTGGGAACAGTGATGAATCCCAGTATGCAAAGAACCAAGATGTAGTTAACTCAGTGATGAGCAAGTTTCAGGACTTGAATCTTGATGAGAATAATGAACAAGTGTCATTGGATCAAAAAGATGAAATGATCCTTAGTTTGATCCATCAGATAAAGGACTTAGAGAAACAGGTGAAGGAACGTAAAGAGTGGGCTCACCAGAAGGCAATGCAAGCTGCAAGAAAGCTCAGTCATGATTTGACCGAACTGAAGATGTTGAGAATGGAGAGAGAGGAAACTCAGCGCCTGAAAAAGGGAAAGCAGACCCTTGAAGACACCACCCTGAAGAGGCTGACTGAGATGGAGAATGCTCTAAGGATGGCTAGCGGTCAAGTTGATCGTGCAAATGCTGCTGTTAGGAAGCTTGAGACCGAGAATGCAGAAATTAGAGCAGAGATGGAAGCATCGAAATTAAGTGCTTCTGAATCGGTTACAACATGTTTGGAAGTTGCAAAGAGGGAAAAAAAGTGTCTTAAGAGGCTTCTAGCATGGGAGAAGCAGAAAACTAAGATGCAGGAAGATATTGCTGCAGAGAAACAGAAGATCTCAGAGTTACATCAGGAATTGGCTCAGATTGAGGTAGCCACAAAGGAAGCAGAG GCAAAGTGGAGGCAGGAGCAGAAGGCTAAAGAACTAGTTGTCACACAGTTGGAAGAAGAGCGACGCCTTAAAGAAACTTCTGACTATAATAACAAAAGGAAGCTTGAGGCTCTGCGGCTAAAGATAGAGATAGATTTCCAGCGCCACAAAGATGATCTCCAGCGCCTTGAGCAAGAATATGCTCGCCTTAAAGAATCGGCACAATTAACTGAGGTAGAAAGTCAGGCCAATGGTTTATGGACAGAAAACTCTAATGGTGTAAATTCCCGAGGAGAAACCCTTGCAAGGTTGCTGCATGAACTCGATCAATTTGAAGACTCTTCAGAAAAGGAGGTCAGCTGTGATAGGGAATGCATGATTTGCATGAAAGATGAAGTTTCTGTCGTTTTTCTTCCTTGCGCCCATCAAGTGATATGTGCAAACTGTAACGACAACTATGGGAAGAAAGGTAAAGCTACATGCCCATATTGCTGTGTTCCAATTGAACAAAGGATTCGAGTTTTTGGTGCAAGCGCATAA
- the LOC121784968 gene encoding probable copper-transporting ATPase HMA5 — protein sequence MSGKLLLSTACIRNENGSLSARPLYPSMPSYPKSTSFSSDEEKCMEGLEAKALFSVTGMTCSACAASVEKAVKRLPGIKEAAVDALNHRSLVVFCPAFVNEEEIREAIEDAGFQATLIREDSRNGNRHLICRILINNLNCISCSITLQYYLSSLHGVAQATLPPSTHHLQVHYDPRLVDCAQILQVVHDTGFEGVLLTTGEERCTVHLHLDGLPDHTLIGKSLGALQGVEEVTFDAELSKLSISYEPDLVGPRDFIKTIESFEDVKVSIFSGKGGREADREIEIKAYYTSFLWSLFFTLPVFLTSMVLMYVPGVNRVLEGKIVNMLTVGTVVRWALTTPVQFIIGRRFYVGAYKALKRGAANMDVLIALGTNAAYFYSVYSAIRSASSDDFESTDFFETSAMLISFILLGKYLEVVAKGKTSEAIEKLMDLSPETATLMTAEGEEEEIDSRLVQKNDVLKIVPGAKVACDGVIVWGRSHVSESMITGESRPVAKGKGDAVIGGTLNANGVLHVRATKVGSESALAQIVRLVESAQLARAPVQKFADLISKFFVPLVIVASISTWFGWFWAGKLKGYPESWIPGSMDGFELALEFGISVMVIACPCALGLATPTAVMVGTGVGASQGVLIKGGHALENTHKVNCIVFDKTGTLTIGAPVVVNANLLKDINIQEFTSLAAAVEVNSEHPLAKAIVEYAKKCWQQDNEEESSCPIWPEACDFEAITGQGVKAVVRGRQVLIGNKSLMLDHSVDITTDVEEKLKEAEGLAQSGILISFDRQVHGILLVSDPLKPGAREAISILKSMKISSIIMTGDNLGTANAIAKEVGIDVVFAQAKPQDKAQKVKELQAAGNVVAMVGDGINDSPALVAADVGVAIGAGTDIAIEAADVVLMKSNLEDVITAIDLSRKTFWRIRLNYIWALGYNTLGIPLAAGALFPWTRFRLPPWLAGAAMAASSVSVVCSSLLLKNYKRPKVLDALAMRQTPNL from the exons ATGTCGGGGAAGCTGCTGCTGTCAACGGCATGCATAAGAAATGAAAACGGGAGCTTGTCGGCACGGCCGCTGTATCCATCGATGCCGAGTTACCCTAAGAGCACGAGCTTCTCATCGGACGAAGAAAAATGCATGGAGGGTTTGGAGGCGAAGGCCCTCTTCTCCGTCACCGGAATGACATGTTCTGCCTGTGCTGCCTCAGTCGAGAAGGCCGTCAAGCGCCTCCCCGGGATCAAGGAAGCCGCCGTTGATGCCTTGAACCACCGTTCGCTTGTCGTGTTTTGCCCCGCTTTTGTCAAT GAAGAAGAGATCCGTGAAGCAATAGAAGACGCAGGATTCCAAGCCACATTGATACGAGAAGATTCCAGAAACGGCAACCGCCATCTCATCTGTCGAATCCTCATAAACAACCTCAACTGCATCTCCTGCTCCATCACCCTCCAATACTACTTATCATCCCTACACGGCGTCGCACAAGCAACCCTCCCCCCTTCCACCCACCACCTCCAAGTCCACTACGACCCACGCCTTGTCGACTGCGCCCAGATCCTCCAAGTTGTCCACGACACCGGCTTCGAGGGCGTCCTCCTCACCACCGGCGAGGAGAGGTGTACTGTGCACCTCCACCTCGACGGCCTCCCTGATCATACACTCATCGGTAAGTCCCTCGGGGCTCTGCAAGGCGTCGAAGAGGTCACCTTCGACGCCGAGCTCAGCAAGCTCTCGATTTCCTACGAGCCCGATCTCGTAGGACCTCGAGACTTTATTAAAACGATTGAATCGTTTGAGGATGTGAAGGTGAGCATCTTCTCCGGAAAGGGAGGAAGAGAGGCTGATCGCGAAATTGAAATCAAAGCATACTACACATCTTTTCTATGGAGCTTATTCTTCACGCTTCCTGTGTTTCTCACTTCCATGGTGTTAATGTACGTCCCTGGCGTGAATCGCGTGTTGGAGGGTAAAATCGTAAATATGCTCACCGTGGGGACGGTTGTGCGGTGGGCTCTGACGACGCCGGTGCAGTTCATCATCGGCCGGCGGTTCTATGTCGGCGCGTACAAAGCTTTGAAGCGCGGGGCCGCGAATATGGATGTTTTGATCGCGTTGGGGACGAACGCTGCTTACTTTTATTCGGTTTATTCGGCGATCAGATCTGCGAGTTCGGATGATTTTGAATCAACGGATTTCTTCGAGACAAGCGCGATGCTGATCTCCTTCATTCTCTTGGGGAAGTATCTGGAGGTTGTGGCGAAGGGGAAGACGTCGGAGGCGATAGAGAAGCTGATGGATTTGTCGCCAGAGACGGCGACCCTGATGACAGcggagggggaggaggaggagattgATAGTCGGTTGGTGCAGAAGAACGACGTGTTGAAGATCGTGCCTGGTGCTAAAGTGGCGTGTGATGGGGTAATTGTGTGGGGCCGGAGCCATGTGAGCGAGAGCATGATCACCGGAGAGTCGAGACCGGTGGCGAAGGGGAAGGGAGACGCAGTGATCGGAGGGACGCTGAATGCGAACGGAGTTCTTCACGTTAGAGCGACCAAGGTAGGATCGGAGAGTGCCCTAGCGCAGATTGTGCGGCTGGTTGAATCGGCGCAGTTAGCCAGAGCTCCAGtgcagaaattcgcggatctcATTTCCAAATTCTTCGTCCCCCTC GTTATAGTTGCGTCGATAAGCACGTGGTTTGGTTGGTTTTGGGCTGGGAAGCTGAAGGGTTATCCTGAATCCTGGATTCCTGGCTCAATGGATGGGTTTGAGCTTGCGCTTGAGTTTGGGATATCGGTGATGGTGATAGCATGCCCATGCGCGCTTGGGTTGGCGACTCCAACTGCAGTCATGGTTGGTACTGGAGTTGGTGCTTCCCAAGGCGTTCTCATTAAAGGCGGGCATGCTTTGGAGAACACTCATAAG GTAAACTGCATAGTCTTCGACAAGACAGGAACTCTCACAATCGGGGCGCCGGTCGTAGTCAATGCCAATCTCTTGAAAGACATCAACATTCAAGAATTTACTTCTCTTGCTGCTGCTGTCGAG GTGAACAGTGAGCATCCATTAGCAAAGGCGATAGTCGAGTACGCTAAAAAGTGCTGGCAACAAGACAATGAAGAAGAAAGCAGCTGCCCCATATGGCCTGAAGCGTGCGACTTTGAGGCCATAACAGGGCAGGGCGTGAAGGCAGTGGTTCGAGGAAGACAAGTGTTGATCGGAAACAAGAGCTTGATGTTGGATCACAGCGTCGATATCACCACAGATGTTGAAGAGAAACTCAAGGAAGCAGAAGGATTGGCCCAAAGTGGGATTCTGATATCGTTTGACAGACAAGTGCATGGGATTCTTCTTGTGTCCGATCCATTGAAACCGGGGGCCCGAGAAGCCATCTCCATTCTCAAATCGATGAagattagtagtataattatgACAGGTGATAATTTGGGAACTGCGAATGCGATTGCAAAAGAGGTGGGAATTGATGTTGTTTTTGCACAAGCTAAACCTCAAGACAAAGCACAAAAGGTGAAGGAACTACAGGCTGCAGGCAATGTGGTGGCCATGGTGGGTGACGGAATAAACGACTCACCAGCACTGGTGGCAGCAGACGTGGGGGTGGCGATTGGTGCGGGCACAGATATTGCGATCGAGGCCGCGGATGTGGTGTTGATGAAGAGCAACCTCGAGGATGTTATAACTGCTATAGATCTTTCCAGGAAAACGTTTTGGAGAATTAGGCTTAATTATATATGGGCATTAGGGTACAACACTCTAGGGATTCCGCTTGCTGCAGGGGCGCTCTTCCCTTGGACTAGGTTCCGCCTGCCGCCGTGGCTGGCTGGCGCCGCTATGGCGGCCTCATCGGTTAGCGTGGTTTGCAGCTCTCTGTTGTTGAAGAACTATAAGAGGCCAAAGGTTCTTGATGCTCTAGCAATGCGACAAACACCTAATTTGTAA